One window from the genome of Rhodopseudomonas sp. P2A-2r encodes:
- a CDS encoding DUF1932 domain-containing protein codes for MSNASNQWRIGVVGYGEVGRILAEDLRKQDLRVSAYDTKLGGSQAAALQDHAAMHGVVLASSHADLAANADFIISAVTASQTVPAAQACVPGLQPQAWFLDFNSASPGAKQRAAALIDGGGGRYVEGAVMTSVPPYRLRVPLLLGGPAARELAPLLNEIGFDAKVSSDRLGIASATKMCRSIMIKGMEAMVIESFTTARAYGVEDALLASLTETFPSIDWEKQGAYFFQRVIEHGRRRSEEVREVAETVREIGLTPWSAEGTAERQGWVADLADDGLFGTRGTPEFARSTDWRMEADRILAAFKPKV; via the coding sequence ATGTCCAACGCCTCGAACCAGTGGCGCATCGGCGTCGTCGGCTATGGCGAAGTCGGGCGCATTCTTGCCGAGGACCTGCGCAAGCAGGACCTGCGCGTCAGCGCCTACGACACCAAGCTCGGCGGCTCGCAGGCCGCCGCCTTGCAGGACCACGCGGCGATGCATGGCGTTGTGCTTGCATCGTCGCACGCCGATCTCGCGGCAAACGCGGACTTCATCATCTCCGCGGTGACGGCGAGCCAGACCGTGCCGGCGGCGCAAGCCTGCGTGCCGGGCCTGCAGCCGCAGGCCTGGTTCCTCGACTTCAACTCCGCCTCGCCCGGCGCCAAGCAGCGCGCGGCGGCGCTGATCGACGGCGGCGGCGGACGCTATGTCGAGGGCGCGGTGATGACCTCGGTGCCGCCCTATCGCCTCAGGGTGCCGCTGCTGCTCGGCGGCCCCGCCGCGCGCGAACTGGCGCCATTGCTGAATGAGATCGGCTTCGACGCCAAGGTCTCCAGCGACCGGCTCGGCATCGCCTCGGCCACCAAGATGTGCCGCAGCATCATGATCAAGGGCATGGAGGCCATGGTGATCGAGAGCTTCACCACGGCGCGCGCCTACGGCGTCGAGGATGCGCTGCTCGCATCGCTCACCGAGACGTTTCCGAGCATCGACTGGGAAAAGCAGGGTGCCTATTTCTTCCAGCGGGTGATCGAGCACGGTCGTCGCCGCAGCGAGGAAGTCCGCGAGGTGGCCGAGACGGTACGCGAGATCGGTTTGACGCCGTGGTCCGCCGAGGGCACCGCCGAGCGCCAGGGCTGGGTCGCCGACCTCGCCGACGACGGTCTGTTCGGCACAAGAGGCACGCCGGAATTCGCGCGCAGCACTGACTGGCGCATGGAGGCCGATCGTATTCTCGCCGCGTTCAAGCCCAAGGTGTGA
- a CDS encoding acyl-CoA synthetase gives MASLFHGIISGERRRSFADVTERAGRMAGGLQRLGVKQGDSVSILMRNDIAFIEAAYAVARLGAYGVPVNWHFKPEEITYVIADSGSNILIAHADMLHQLRDSIPAGTVTLSVPPPPEILANYKIDPAHVATPAGAIDLEAWLAEQAPYDGPVVPQPHNMIYTSGTTGHPKGVRRFAPTPAQAASADQMRARVYGLKEGARALLPGPLYHSAPNAFALRAGRLGGGLVMMPRFEPEEFLRIVQDEKIDTIFMVPTMFIRLMKLPADVRARYDVSSLRHVIHAAAPCPPDVKKAMIDWWGPVIFEFYGSTESGAVTFANSEDALKKPGTVGKIAPGAELRFLGDDGQILPQGEIGEIYSRIPGNPDFTYHNKPEKRAEIDREGFITSGDVGYIDEDGYVFICDRKRDMVISGGVNIYPAEIEAALHALPGVHDCAVFGIPDEEFGEALMAVIEPQPGVVLDLASVRSDLRRQLADYKVPRQMEIQSNLPREDSGKIFKRRLRDPYWARAGRTI, from the coding sequence ATGGCGTCCTTATTCCACGGCATCATCAGCGGCGAGCGCCGCCGCAGCTTCGCCGACGTCACCGAGCGCGCCGGCCGCATGGCCGGCGGGTTGCAGCGTCTCGGTGTCAAGCAGGGCGACAGCGTCAGCATCCTGATGCGCAACGACATTGCGTTCATCGAAGCCGCCTATGCGGTGGCCCGGCTGGGCGCCTATGGCGTGCCGGTGAACTGGCACTTCAAGCCGGAGGAGATCACCTATGTGATCGCCGATTCCGGATCGAACATCCTGATCGCCCATGCCGACATGCTGCATCAGCTGCGCGATTCCATTCCGGCCGGCACCGTAACCCTCAGCGTGCCGCCGCCGCCGGAGATCCTGGCGAACTACAAGATCGATCCGGCGCATGTCGCAACGCCGGCCGGCGCCATCGATCTGGAAGCGTGGCTGGCGGAGCAGGCGCCCTATGACGGCCCTGTCGTGCCGCAACCCCACAACATGATCTATACGTCGGGTACCACCGGGCATCCTAAGGGCGTGCGTCGCTTTGCCCCGACGCCGGCGCAGGCTGCGTCGGCGGATCAGATGCGGGCGCGGGTCTATGGCCTCAAGGAAGGCGCGCGGGCCCTGTTGCCCGGGCCACTATATCATTCCGCACCCAATGCTTTTGCTTTGCGCGCCGGCCGTCTCGGCGGCGGGCTGGTGATGATGCCGCGCTTCGAGCCGGAGGAGTTCCTGCGCATCGTGCAGGATGAAAAGATCGATACCATCTTCATGGTGCCGACCATGTTCATTCGGCTGATGAAACTGCCGGCGGACGTGCGTGCCAGATACGATGTGTCGTCGCTGCGCCATGTCATCCATGCCGCGGCGCCGTGCCCGCCCGACGTTAAGAAGGCGATGATCGACTGGTGGGGACCGGTGATCTTCGAATTCTACGGCTCCACCGAATCCGGCGCGGTCACCTTCGCCAATTCCGAAGATGCGTTGAAGAAGCCGGGCACTGTGGGCAAGATCGCCCCCGGCGCCGAATTGCGGTTCCTCGGCGATGACGGGCAGATCCTGCCGCAAGGCGAGATCGGCGAAATCTATTCGCGGATCCCAGGCAATCCGGATTTCACCTATCACAACAAGCCTGAGAAGCGCGCCGAGATCGACCGCGAGGGTTTCATCACCTCGGGCGACGTCGGTTACATCGACGAAGACGGCTACGTCTTCATCTGCGACCGCAAGCGCGACATGGTGATCTCCGGCGGCGTCAATATCTATCCCGCCGAAATCGAAGCGGCCTTGCATGCTCTGCCCGGCGTGCACGACTGCGCCGTGTTCGGCATTCCCGACGAGGAATTCGGCGAGGCGCTGATGGCGGTGATCGAGCCGCAGCCGGGCGTCGTACTCGACCTCGCTTCGGTGCGCAGCGACCTCAGGCGGCAACTGGCGGACTACAAGGTGCCCCGCCAGATGGAGATCCAGTCGAACCTGCCCCGCGAGGATTCCGGCAAGATCTTCAAGCGCCGCCTGCGCGATCCCTATTGGGCGCGGGCCGGGCGGACCATCTAG
- a CDS encoding xanthine dehydrogenase family protein molybdopterin-binding subunit, producing MAPIKFGVGQSVLRKEDDALIRGKGRYTDDHAPATLHALVLRSPHAHATFTLDAGRARTLPGVATILTAADVKDLGGLPCLFNLPDTPFTGPDYPILADKEVRHVGDAVAFVVAETIDQARDAVEAIEVNWTPMPAVIGLVNAVKKDAPQVWAKHAGNVLFDVPIGDKKAVDAVFAKAHTVAEVQIVNPRVIINYMETRAAICEYDAKRDHMTLTIGSQGSHRLRDILCDNVLKISKDKMRVICPDVGGGFGTRLFPYREYALVAVAAKKLRKNVKWAADRADHFVGDAQGRDNVTHARMALAEDGKFLAMDVDLMADMGAYLSTFGPYIPHGGAGMLPGLYDIKAFHCRVRTVFTNTVPVDAYRGAGRPEAAYVVERLVDACARKLGMTPDAIRRKNFVPPKAMPYTTATGKIYDSGDFAAHMKRAMEVGEWKEFPKRAKAAKKLGLVRGIGLATYVEVCGTMGEETANVALGADGDITILIGTQSTGQGHHTAYAQIVAEQFGVAPERVHIVQGDTEKVATGLGTGGSASIPSGGVSVQRATRKLGEYLKELAADALETSIGDIEISDGAARVAGTDRSVSLADLAKKADPAKLNASETFSSADGTFPNGTHLVEVEIDPATGRIEIVNYVIVDDFGVTLNPLLLAGQVHGGTMQGIGQALMEQAVYDPKDGQLVTGTFMDYALPRAADGAPITFETHNIPCTTNPMGVKGAGEAGAIGSCPAVVNAIIEGLHREYRIEHIDMPATPERVWMAIREHERLHRL from the coding sequence ATGGCTCCCATCAAATTCGGCGTCGGTCAAAGCGTGCTGCGCAAGGAAGACGATGCGCTGATCCGCGGCAAGGGCCGCTATACCGACGACCATGCGCCGGCCACGCTGCATGCGCTGGTACTGCGTTCGCCGCACGCCCATGCCACCTTCACCCTCGATGCCGGCCGCGCGCGCACCCTGCCGGGCGTTGCCACCATCCTGACGGCTGCGGACGTCAAGGATCTCGGCGGTCTGCCGTGCCTGTTCAATCTGCCGGACACGCCGTTCACCGGGCCGGACTATCCGATCCTCGCCGACAAGGAAGTGCGCCATGTCGGCGACGCCGTGGCCTTCGTGGTGGCCGAGACCATCGATCAGGCCCGCGATGCGGTCGAGGCCATTGAGGTCAACTGGACGCCGATGCCCGCCGTCATAGGCCTCGTCAATGCCGTCAAGAAGGACGCGCCGCAGGTCTGGGCGAAACACGCCGGCAACGTGCTGTTCGACGTGCCGATCGGCGACAAGAAGGCCGTCGACGCGGTGTTCGCCAAGGCGCACACGGTTGCCGAAGTGCAGATCGTCAATCCGCGCGTCATCATCAACTACATGGAGACCCGCGCGGCGATCTGCGAATACGACGCCAAGCGCGATCACATGACCCTGACCATCGGCAGCCAGGGCAGCCACCGGCTGCGCGATATCCTCTGCGACAACGTGCTGAAGATATCCAAGGACAAGATGCGGGTGATCTGCCCGGATGTCGGTGGTGGCTTCGGCACACGGCTGTTCCCGTACCGCGAATATGCGCTGGTGGCGGTGGCCGCGAAAAAGCTGCGCAAGAACGTCAAGTGGGCGGCCGACCGCGCCGATCATTTCGTCGGCGATGCGCAGGGCCGCGACAACGTCACCCACGCCCGCATGGCGCTGGCGGAAGACGGCAAGTTCCTCGCCATGGATGTCGACCTGATGGCCGACATGGGCGCCTATCTCTCGACCTTCGGCCCTTACATCCCCCATGGCGGCGCCGGCATGCTGCCCGGTCTCTACGACATCAAGGCGTTCCATTGCCGGGTGCGCACCGTGTTCACCAACACCGTGCCGGTGGACGCCTATCGCGGCGCCGGCCGGCCCGAGGCCGCCTATGTGGTGGAGCGTCTGGTCGACGCTTGCGCGCGCAAGCTCGGCATGACGCCGGATGCCATCCGCCGCAAGAATTTCGTGCCGCCGAAGGCAATGCCCTACACCACCGCGACGGGGAAGATTTACGATTCTGGCGACTTCGCCGCCCACATGAAGCGGGCGATGGAGGTCGGCGAGTGGAAGGAGTTTCCGAAGCGCGCCAAGGCTGCGAAGAAGCTCGGCCTGGTGCGCGGCATCGGTCTGGCGACCTATGTCGAGGTCTGCGGCACCATGGGCGAGGAGACCGCCAATGTGGCGCTGGGCGCTGACGGCGACATCACCATCCTGATCGGCACCCAGTCGACCGGGCAGGGCCACCACACCGCTTATGCGCAGATCGTCGCCGAACAGTTCGGGGTGGCGCCGGAGCGCGTCCACATCGTCCAGGGCGACACCGAGAAGGTGGCCACCGGCCTCGGCACCGGCGGCTCCGCCTCGATCCCCTCCGGCGGCGTCAGTGTGCAGCGCGCCACCCGCAAGCTCGGAGAGTATCTGAAGGAACTGGCCGCCGACGCGCTGGAAACCAGCATTGGCGATATCGAGATCAGCGATGGCGCGGCCCGCGTCGCCGGCACCGACCGCTCGGTATCCCTCGCCGATCTGGCGAAGAAGGCGGATCCGGCAAAACTCAACGCGTCGGAGACCTTCAGCAGCGCCGACGGCACCTTCCCGAACGGGACCCATCTGGTGGAAGTCGAGATCGATCCCGCCACCGGCAGGATCGAGATCGTCAACTATGTCATCGTCGACGACTTCGGCGTGACGCTCAATCCGCTGCTGCTGGCCGGCCAGGTCCATGGCGGCACCATGCAGGGCATCGGCCAGGCCTTGATGGAGCAGGCGGTGTACGATCCGAAGGACGGCCAGCTGGTGACCGGTACCTTCATGGATTACGCGCTGCCGCGCGCCGCCGATGGTGCGCCGATCACGTTCGAGACCCATAACATCCCCTGCACCACCAATCCGATGGGGGTGAAGGGCGCGGGCGAGGCGGGCGCGATCGGCTCCTGCCCGGCGGTTGTCAATGCCATCATCGAGGGCCTGCATCGCGAATATAGGATCGAGCACATCGACATGCCCGCCACGCCGGAGCGGGTGTGGATGGCGATCCGCGAACACGAGCGGCTGCACCGGCTGTAA
- a CDS encoding ATP-binding protein, protein MRLLKQGLSLSTRLTIAIVALVLATAGTVGFLSYRNIAAIAVPRALVRLDANARALAVDLSNLVANARADLKGFRHIIGLDEVIALSRDPAAGQTGLSLAQWRGRIAQRLAAELDAKQQYLAFRIIGLADGGRELVRAQRPTAGGAARIVPDAELEQKADRPYFARTMAARDGEVVVSAVELNQENDTIEIPRAPVVRVSTPIFGPDGARFGMLIINVDMRSAFKRLDEETSLDAATYVVNERGDYLSHPDNSREFGFAFGKSYRIQDDYPGLARAVATGEQQPDLFESREGKRFGVAFVSVRLADGPRVSVAEAIPEDKIVGAALTALRDSSLIGGAIAVLGAVLLAVAFARSLVRPLSQMTTAVAGFSQGAPLLVPLEAKGEIGILARAFEKMAREVRERTSAMQHDREVFESIMATMAEAVLLVDMDGTVVYENTAATAILTSPIPGERPSWTAAFEAFYPDGMTPLPPEQWPSRRSLRGETVDGFEVCFRPHGVDKLKHLLCGARPIRNAAGKQTGSVVVFRDVTEAKETERQLHQSQKLDAIGQLTGGIAHDFNNMLTVITGSSEILLEELTDRPTLLTIAGMIVEAADRGAELTKHLLAFARKQPLQPRNIDVNTMVLDTVKLLRPSLGEQIEIETTLEQDAQPALIDPSQLSAALLNLAVNARDAMPNGGKLLLETGNVVLDDSYAQNNVEVVPGPYVMIAVSDTGVGIPASLRDKVFEPFFTTKEVGRGTGLGLSMVYGFVKQSNGHIKIYSEEGYGTTIKLYLPCASTESQAAEIAAPIEGGSETILVVEDDPLVSGFVVTQLHSLGYRTLMASSGTAALAQVDGGAAFDLLFTDVIMPGGMNGRQLADAVTQRRPHMKVLYTSGYTENAIVHHGRLDADVLLLPKPYRKSELARMVRLALTPAPAAASGEAANARGQAG, encoded by the coding sequence GTGCGCTTGTTGAAGCAGGGACTGAGCCTATCGACGCGACTGACGATCGCAATCGTCGCGCTGGTGCTTGCCACGGCCGGAACGGTCGGCTTTCTGAGCTACCGCAACATTGCCGCTATCGCGGTTCCCCGCGCATTGGTGCGCCTGGATGCCAACGCCCGCGCCCTCGCCGTCGATCTGTCCAATCTCGTTGCAAATGCCCGCGCCGACCTCAAGGGGTTTCGCCACATCATCGGCCTCGACGAGGTGATCGCCCTCAGTCGCGATCCCGCAGCCGGGCAGACCGGCCTCTCTCTCGCCCAATGGCGTGGCCGCATCGCGCAACGACTTGCTGCCGAACTCGACGCCAAGCAGCAATACCTGGCGTTCCGCATCATCGGACTCGCCGATGGCGGGCGCGAACTGGTGCGGGCGCAACGACCGACTGCGGGTGGCGCGGCCCGTATCGTCCCGGACGCCGAACTGGAGCAAAAGGCGGATCGACCTTATTTCGCGCGGACCATGGCGGCACGCGACGGCGAGGTCGTGGTATCGGCGGTCGAGCTGAACCAGGAAAACGACACGATCGAAATACCCCGTGCGCCCGTAGTCAGGGTGTCAACGCCGATTTTCGGACCTGACGGTGCGCGGTTCGGCATGCTCATCATCAACGTCGATATGCGGTCTGCTTTCAAGCGGCTCGACGAAGAGACCAGCCTGGATGCCGCCACCTATGTCGTGAACGAGCGCGGCGACTATCTGTCCCATCCCGACAACAGCCGCGAATTCGGTTTCGCGTTCGGCAAATCCTATCGGATCCAGGACGACTATCCCGGGCTGGCGCGCGCAGTCGCGACCGGCGAACAACAGCCGGATCTCTTCGAGAGCCGCGAGGGAAAGCGCTTCGGGGTGGCATTCGTGTCGGTCCGCCTCGCCGACGGTCCGCGCGTCTCGGTAGCTGAAGCGATTCCGGAGGACAAGATTGTCGGCGCGGCGCTCACCGCGCTACGCGACTCCAGCCTGATCGGCGGGGCGATCGCCGTCCTCGGCGCCGTACTGCTGGCGGTGGCATTCGCACGCAGCCTGGTCCGGCCCCTGAGCCAGATGACCACCGCGGTGGCGGGGTTCTCGCAGGGTGCACCACTTCTGGTTCCGCTGGAGGCCAAAGGCGAGATCGGGATACTCGCACGCGCATTCGAGAAAATGGCGCGCGAGGTCCGCGAGCGGACCTCAGCCATGCAACACGACAGGGAAGTGTTCGAAAGCATCATGGCGACCATGGCCGAGGCCGTTCTGCTCGTCGATATGGACGGGACGGTGGTCTACGAGAACACTGCGGCAACCGCCATTCTCACATCGCCCATCCCCGGCGAACGCCCGTCCTGGACCGCCGCCTTCGAGGCATTCTATCCCGACGGGATGACACCGCTTCCGCCGGAGCAATGGCCAAGCCGACGCAGCCTGCGCGGCGAAACCGTCGATGGATTCGAGGTCTGCTTTCGCCCGCACGGCGTCGACAAGCTCAAACATCTGTTATGTGGCGCGCGTCCCATTCGCAATGCCGCCGGCAAACAGACCGGCTCGGTGGTCGTGTTCCGCGACGTCACCGAAGCCAAGGAGACCGAGCGACAACTGCACCAGTCGCAGAAGCTCGATGCGATCGGCCAACTGACCGGCGGCATCGCGCATGATTTCAACAATATGCTCACGGTGATCACCGGATCATCGGAAATCCTGCTGGAAGAATTGACCGACAGGCCGACCCTGCTGACGATCGCCGGCATGATCGTGGAGGCCGCCGACCGCGGCGCTGAGCTGACCAAGCATCTGCTTGCCTTCGCGCGCAAGCAGCCGCTGCAGCCACGCAATATCGACGTCAACACGATGGTCCTCGATACCGTGAAACTGCTGCGGCCGTCGCTCGGCGAGCAGATCGAGATTGAAACGACGCTGGAGCAGGACGCCCAGCCGGCTCTTATCGATCCGTCGCAGCTCTCCGCCGCCCTGCTCAATCTTGCGGTCAACGCACGCGACGCGATGCCGAACGGCGGCAAGCTGCTGCTCGAGACCGGCAATGTCGTGCTCGACGACTCCTATGCCCAGAATAACGTTGAGGTGGTCCCCGGCCCCTACGTCATGATCGCCGTCAGCGATACCGGCGTCGGCATTCCGGCCAGCCTGCGCGACAAGGTGTTCGAGCCGTTTTTCACCACCAAGGAGGTCGGCCGCGGAACCGGGCTGGGCCTGAGCATGGTGTATGGTTTCGTCAAGCAATCCAATGGACACATCAAGATCTACAGCGAGGAGGGCTACGGCACCACCATCAAGCTATACCTGCCCTGTGCCAGTACGGAGTCGCAGGCGGCCGAAATCGCCGCGCCCATCGAAGGCGGCAGCGAGACCATCCTGGTGGTGGAGGACGATCCGCTGGTCAGCGGCTTCGTCGTCACGCAACTGCACAGCCTTGGCTACAGAACGCTGATGGCGTCCAGCGGCACCGCGGCGCTTGCGCAGGTCGATGGCGGCGCCGCTTTCGATCTGCTGTTCACCGACGTGATCATGCCGGGCGGCATGAACGGCCGCCAGCTCGCCGATGCCGTGACGCAGCGCCGGCCGCACATGAAGGTTCTCTACACATCCGGCTATACCGAGAACGCCATCGTGCATCACGGCCGTCTCGATGCCGACGTGCTGCTGTTGCCGAAGCCCTATCGCAAGTCCGAACTGGCGCGCATGGTGCGGCTTGCGCTGACGCCCGCTCCCGCCGCTGCATCAGGCGAAGCCGCGAACGCGCGTGGCCAGGCCGGTTAG
- a CDS encoding SMP-30/gluconolactonase/LRE family protein, translating to MQTQSETRDAVPNHLDRRTLLRGAATLAATSLIATDASARNFGRGAEPQRYPDPDIVVIDAKRFKAKVGNTAIQRLYTGCLWAEGPAWNAQGQYLVWSDIPNNRQLRYLDDDGHISPQFRKPSNESNGNSFDTEGRQITAERTRLVRFEHNGSVTTLAEKAGDKPLNGPNDMVVHPNDKSIWFTDPGYGAISIYEGQLANTGSVSPYQKEAVYRIDGQSGQVTKVADEPFKPNGLAFSPDYKKLYVCDTGITHYPNAKNVVWQYDVDGGKLSNAKQLVDMTLDGKSGFPDGLRVDTEGNLWVGAGWVGEGYDGVHIFAPDGARIGQIKLPEICANVCFGGKKRNRLFMTASQSLYAVYVETQGAHFC from the coding sequence ATGCAGACTCAGTCTGAGACGCGCGATGCCGTGCCAAATCACCTCGACCGCCGAACCCTGTTGCGTGGCGCTGCGACCCTTGCCGCAACTTCGCTGATCGCCACCGACGCATCGGCGCGCAATTTCGGCCGCGGCGCCGAGCCGCAGCGTTACCCCGATCCCGATATCGTCGTCATCGACGCAAAACGTTTCAAGGCCAAGGTCGGCAACACCGCGATCCAGCGGCTTTATACGGGCTGCCTGTGGGCGGAAGGACCGGCGTGGAATGCGCAGGGCCAGTATCTGGTGTGGAGCGACATTCCGAACAACCGGCAACTGCGCTATCTCGACGACGACGGCCATATCTCGCCGCAGTTCCGCAAGCCGTCCAACGAGAGCAATGGCAATTCCTTCGACACCGAAGGCCGGCAGATCACCGCCGAGCGCACGCGGCTGGTGCGCTTCGAGCACAACGGCAGCGTCACCACGCTGGCCGAGAAAGCTGGCGACAAGCCCTTGAACGGCCCCAACGACATGGTCGTGCATCCCAACGACAAGTCGATCTGGTTCACCGATCCCGGCTATGGAGCGATCAGCATCTATGAAGGCCAGTTGGCCAATACCGGTTCGGTCTCGCCCTATCAGAAGGAGGCGGTGTATCGCATCGACGGCCAGTCCGGCCAGGTTACCAAGGTGGCCGACGAGCCGTTCAAGCCCAACGGCCTCGCATTCAGCCCCGACTACAAGAAGCTCTATGTCTGCGACACCGGCATCACACACTACCCGAATGCGAAAAACGTGGTGTGGCAGTACGACGTCGACGGCGGCAAGCTCAGCAATGCCAAGCAGTTGGTCGACATGACCTTGGATGGCAAGTCGGGCTTTCCCGATGGCCTGCGCGTCGATACCGAGGGCAATCTCTGGGTCGGCGCCGGCTGGGTCGGCGAAGGCTATGACGGCGTGCACATCTTCGCGCCGGACGGCGCCCGCATCGGCCAGATCAAGCTGCCGGAAATCTGCGCCAACGTCTGCTTCGGCGGCAAGAAGCGCAACCGGCTGTTCATGACCGCGAGCCAGTCATTGTATGCGGTCTATGTGGAGACGCAGGGCGCGCATTTCTGTTGA
- a CDS encoding tripartite tricarboxylate transporter substrate binding protein has protein sequence MLTRKIFIGCALALGLFGHGSQLALAADNWPAKPVTIFVPYAAGGAVDVLARTVGQSLSKTWGQQPVIENRPGAGGTIASQALAQAKPDGYTLILVASGHPLNQFFYPKLPYDTFKDFTAISEVAYSPLAIVVAKDNPAKNLGELLAQAKAKPDALSYGMSGNGTSAHLAGELLNYMAGVKIVSIPYKGGAPALTAVMAGDIPISINPLPEIMGQLDGGAVRAIAVTTATRSPMLPNVPTVAESGVAGYDTAVWWGFLGPANMPPELVARIHADIATALKDPAVLEALKKIGATPADSSPKEFDAFMHAEADKWGPILKQANIKVQ, from the coding sequence ATGTTGACCCGCAAAATATTCATCGGCTGTGCGCTCGCGCTTGGCCTGTTTGGACATGGCAGCCAGCTCGCGCTGGCGGCCGACAACTGGCCGGCCAAGCCGGTGACGATCTTCGTGCCCTATGCGGCCGGGGGCGCCGTCGATGTGCTGGCGCGCACGGTCGGCCAGTCGCTGTCGAAGACCTGGGGCCAGCAGCCCGTGATCGAGAACCGGCCCGGCGCCGGCGGCACCATCGCCTCGCAGGCACTGGCCCAGGCCAAGCCCGATGGCTACACGCTCATCCTGGTCGCGTCAGGTCATCCGCTGAACCAGTTCTTCTATCCGAAACTGCCCTACGACACCTTCAAGGATTTTACCGCGATCAGCGAAGTCGCCTATTCGCCCTTGGCCATCGTGGTGGCCAAGGACAACCCGGCCAAGAACCTCGGGGAATTGCTGGCGCAGGCGAAAGCAAAACCGGACGCGCTGTCCTACGGCATGTCCGGCAACGGCACCTCGGCGCATCTGGCCGGCGAATTGCTGAACTACATGGCCGGCGTCAAGATCGTCTCGATCCCCTACAAGGGCGGTGCGCCGGCGCTGACCGCGGTGATGGCCGGCGACATTCCCATCAGCATCAATCCCTTGCCGGAGATCATGGGGCAGCTTGACGGCGGCGCAGTTCGCGCCATTGCGGTGACCACCGCGACGCGGTCTCCGATGCTGCCCAACGTGCCCACTGTGGCGGAGTCCGGCGTGGCCGGTTACGACACCGCGGTGTGGTGGGGCTTTCTCGGACCCGCCAACATGCCGCCGGAACTGGTGGCCAGGATTCACGCCGACATCGCGACGGCCTTGAAGGATCCGGCTGTGCTGGAAGCGCTGAAGAAGATCGGCGCCACGCCGGCCGACAGTTCGCCCAAGGAATTCGACGCCTTCATGCATGCCGAAGCCGACAAGTGGGGACCGATCCTGAAGCAGGCCAACATCAAGGTGCAGTAA
- a CDS encoding c-type cytochrome: protein MIRTVVVVGALMLGVGAVAAQQDVVKEAQNIMKANGKNLGGVLSAMAKGEKPYDQAAVDAALAQLDDTAKKLPTLFPESTKGLKPEGDYSASPKIWEDKAGFDAKIASFAKVVTEAKAKIKDLDSLKANVGGIGKECGGCHETYRVKI from the coding sequence ATGATACGCACTGTGGTTGTCGTGGGAGCCTTGATGCTTGGCGTGGGTGCTGTGGCGGCGCAGCAGGACGTCGTGAAGGAAGCCCAGAACATCATGAAGGCCAATGGCAAGAATCTCGGCGGCGTGCTCAGCGCCATGGCCAAGGGCGAGAAGCCCTACGATCAGGCCGCGGTCGACGCGGCGCTGGCCCAGCTCGACGACACTGCCAAGAAGCTGCCGACCCTGTTTCCGGAAAGCACCAAGGGCCTGAAGCCTGAGGGCGACTACAGCGCCTCGCCGAAGATCTGGGAAGACAAGGCCGGCTTCGACGCCAAGATCGCCAGCTTCGCCAAGGTGGTCACCGAGGCCAAGGCCAAGATCAAGGATCTCGACTCGCTGAAGGCCAATGTCGGCGGCATCGGCAAGGAATGCGGCGGCTGCCACGAGACCTACCGCGTGAAGATCTAG